A single Hippocampus zosterae strain Florida chromosome 19, ASM2543408v3, whole genome shotgun sequence DNA region contains:
- the tfap2b gene encoding transcription factor AP-2-beta isoform X1, whose protein sequence is MLWKLVENVKYEDIYEDRHDGVSSHSSRLSQLGSVSHAGPYSSAPPLSHAPSSDFQPPYFPPPYQPLAHYQSQDPYSHVSDPYSLNSLHQSQQGVWGSRQRQDAAGERMDSSSLLAQPRASLQQLPGLDPRRDYGGVRRPDVLLHAAHPGLEPGMADGLLHGLHGMEDVQTIDDTNGTNILDQSVIKKVPMPPKNIGSLMLGKDGLIGGVSVNINELFCSVPGRLSLLSSTSKYKVTVGEVQRRLSPPECLNASLLGGVLRRAKSKNGGKCLREKLEKIGLNLPAGRRKAANVTLLTSLVEGEAVHLARDFGYICETEFPTKAVSEYLNRQHADPNELHTRKNMLLATKQLCKEFTDLLAQDRTPLGNSRPTPILEPGIQSCLSHFSFITHGFGSPAICAALTALQNYLTEALKGLDKMFLNNPPNRHGDNKSGEKEEKQRK, encoded by the exons ATGCTGTGGAAACTAGTTGAGAATGTCAAGTATGAAGATATTTATGAG GACCGCCATGACGGTGTCTCGAGTCACAGCTCGCGCCTGTCCCAGCTGGGTTCGGTATCCCACGCGGGGCCCTACTCCAGCGCGCCTCCCCTCTCCCACGCGCCCTCGTCGGACTTCCAGCCTCCCTACTTCCCACCGCCGTACCAGCCGCTCGCCCACTACCAGAGCCAGGACCCGTATTCCCACGTGAGCGACCCGTACTCCCTGAACTCTCTGCACCAGAGCCAACAGGGCGTATGGGGGTCGCGCCAGCGGCAGGACGCCGCCGGAGAGCGGATGGACAGCTCCTCTTTGCTGGCCCAGCCTCGGGCCTCGCTGCAGCAGCTGCCTGGGCTGGACCCGCGGCGGGACTACGGTGGGGTGAGGCGGCCCGACGTGCTGCTGCACGCCGCTCATCCGGGACTGGAGCCCGGGATGGCCGACGGATTGTTGCACGGACTGCACGGCATGGAGGATGTGCAG ACTATTGACGACACCAACGGAACCAACATACTGGATCAATCCGTTATTAAGAAAG TCCCCATGCCACCCAAAAACATCGGTTCGTTGATGCTCGGCAAGGACGGCCTGATCGGTGGAGTCAGCGTCAACATCAACGAACTGTTCTGTTCGGTACCGGGTCGGCTGTCCCTTCTCAGCTCCACCTCCAAATACAAAGTGACCGTCGGGGAGGTGCAGAGGAGACTTTCCCCGCCCGAGTGCCTCAACGCATCCTTATTGGGGGGCGTGTTGCGaag AGCAAAGTCCAAAAACGGTGGGAAATGCCTGCGGGAAAAACTCGAGAAGATTGGGCTGAATTTACCTGCTGGGAGACGCAAGGCTGCAAATGTCACGTTACTCACGTCACTAGTTGAAG GCGAGGCCGTGCACCTTGCCCGAGACTTCGGCTACATCTGCGAGACCGAGTTCCCCACCAAAGCCGTGAGCGAGTACCTCAACCGGCAGCACGCGGATCCCAACGAGCTGCACACGCGGAAAAACATGCTGCTGGCCACCAA GCAATTGTGTAAGGAGTTCACAGACCTGCTGGCCCAGGACAGGACTCCCTTGGGCAACTCAAGGCCCACGCCCATCCTGGAGCCCGGCATCCAGAGCTGCCTCTCTCACTTTTCCTTCATCACGCACGGCTTCGgatcacccgccatctgcgctgCGCTCACAGCCCTCCAAAACTACCTCACCGAGGCCCTCAAAGGACTGGACAAGATGTTCCTCAACAACCCTCCCAACCGGCACGGGGACAACAAGTCTGGCGAGAAAGAGGAAAAGCAGCGGAAATGA
- the tfap2b gene encoding transcription factor AP-2-beta isoform X2 → MLVHSYCTADRHDGVSSHSSRLSQLGSVSHAGPYSSAPPLSHAPSSDFQPPYFPPPYQPLAHYQSQDPYSHVSDPYSLNSLHQSQQGVWGSRQRQDAAGERMDSSSLLAQPRASLQQLPGLDPRRDYGGVRRPDVLLHAAHPGLEPGMADGLLHGLHGMEDVQTIDDTNGTNILDQSVIKKVPMPPKNIGSLMLGKDGLIGGVSVNINELFCSVPGRLSLLSSTSKYKVTVGEVQRRLSPPECLNASLLGGVLRRAKSKNGGKCLREKLEKIGLNLPAGRRKAANVTLLTSLVEGEAVHLARDFGYICETEFPTKAVSEYLNRQHADPNELHTRKNMLLATKQLCKEFTDLLAQDRTPLGNSRPTPILEPGIQSCLSHFSFITHGFGSPAICAALTALQNYLTEALKGLDKMFLNNPPNRHGDNKSGEKEEKQRK, encoded by the exons ATGTTAGTTCATTCTTACTGCACTGCG GACCGCCATGACGGTGTCTCGAGTCACAGCTCGCGCCTGTCCCAGCTGGGTTCGGTATCCCACGCGGGGCCCTACTCCAGCGCGCCTCCCCTCTCCCACGCGCCCTCGTCGGACTTCCAGCCTCCCTACTTCCCACCGCCGTACCAGCCGCTCGCCCACTACCAGAGCCAGGACCCGTATTCCCACGTGAGCGACCCGTACTCCCTGAACTCTCTGCACCAGAGCCAACAGGGCGTATGGGGGTCGCGCCAGCGGCAGGACGCCGCCGGAGAGCGGATGGACAGCTCCTCTTTGCTGGCCCAGCCTCGGGCCTCGCTGCAGCAGCTGCCTGGGCTGGACCCGCGGCGGGACTACGGTGGGGTGAGGCGGCCCGACGTGCTGCTGCACGCCGCTCATCCGGGACTGGAGCCCGGGATGGCCGACGGATTGTTGCACGGACTGCACGGCATGGAGGATGTGCAG ACTATTGACGACACCAACGGAACCAACATACTGGATCAATCCGTTATTAAGAAAG TCCCCATGCCACCCAAAAACATCGGTTCGTTGATGCTCGGCAAGGACGGCCTGATCGGTGGAGTCAGCGTCAACATCAACGAACTGTTCTGTTCGGTACCGGGTCGGCTGTCCCTTCTCAGCTCCACCTCCAAATACAAAGTGACCGTCGGGGAGGTGCAGAGGAGACTTTCCCCGCCCGAGTGCCTCAACGCATCCTTATTGGGGGGCGTGTTGCGaag AGCAAAGTCCAAAAACGGTGGGAAATGCCTGCGGGAAAAACTCGAGAAGATTGGGCTGAATTTACCTGCTGGGAGACGCAAGGCTGCAAATGTCACGTTACTCACGTCACTAGTTGAAG GCGAGGCCGTGCACCTTGCCCGAGACTTCGGCTACATCTGCGAGACCGAGTTCCCCACCAAAGCCGTGAGCGAGTACCTCAACCGGCAGCACGCGGATCCCAACGAGCTGCACACGCGGAAAAACATGCTGCTGGCCACCAA GCAATTGTGTAAGGAGTTCACAGACCTGCTGGCCCAGGACAGGACTCCCTTGGGCAACTCAAGGCCCACGCCCATCCTGGAGCCCGGCATCCAGAGCTGCCTCTCTCACTTTTCCTTCATCACGCACGGCTTCGgatcacccgccatctgcgctgCGCTCACAGCCCTCCAAAACTACCTCACCGAGGCCCTCAAAGGACTGGACAAGATGTTCCTCAACAACCCTCCCAACCGGCACGGGGACAACAAGTCTGGCGAGAAAGAGGAAAAGCAGCGGAAATGA
- the tfap2d gene encoding transcription factor AP-2-delta, which yields MSATFPGLVHDAEIRHDGSNSYRLMQLGCLESVANSSVAYSSSSPLTYPAPAGTEFASPYFSANHQYTPLHHQSFHYEFQHSHPAVAPEAYGLNSLHSGQYYQQIHHGEPADFINLHNARSALKSSCLDEQQRRELGCLDAYRRHDLSLMTSHGSQAYGVGMHHPDQRLLPAAGLGLPTTADDLQGSVEAQCGLVLNGQGGVIRRGGTCVVNPTDLFCSVPGRLSLLSSTSKYKVTIAEVKRRLSPPECLNASLLGGILRRAKSKNGGRCLREKLDRLGLNLPAGRRKAANVTLLTSLVEGEALHLARDFGYTCETEFPSKAVGEHLARQHNESKENSARKKMVLATKQICKEFQDLLSQDRSPLGSSRPTPILDLDIQRHLTHFSLITHGFGTPAVCAALSTFQTVLSEMLNYLDKNSSGKTSATADQLINSGSEKSQLRKAAEPQSKDGKTEKTE from the exons atgtcagCGACCTTCCCGGGGCTTGTCCACGACGCAGAG ATACGTCACGACGGATCAAACAGCTACCGGCTCATGCAGCTCGGTTGCCTGGAGTCCGTGGCCAACTCGTCGGTCgcctactcctcctcctccccgctCACCTACCCGGCGCCGGCGGGCACGGAGTTCGCCTCTCCTTATTTCTCCGCCAACCACCAGTACACTCCCCTGCACCACCAGTCCTTCCACTATGAGTTCCAGCACTCGCACCCGGCCGTGGCCCCGGAGGCCTATGGGCTCAACTCGCTCCACTCGGGTCAGTACTACCAACAGATCCACCACGGGGAACCGGCAGACTTCATCAACCTGCATAACGCGCGCTCGGCGCTCAAGTCGTCGTGTCTGGACGAGCAGCAACGGCGAGAGCTGGGCTGCCTCGACGCTTACCGGCGACACGACCTGTCGCTCATGACGTCACACGGCTCCCAGGCCTACGGCGTCGGCATGCACCATCCGGACCAGAGACTGCTGCCTGCTGCCGGCCTGGGCCTTCCGACGACCGCAGACGACCTGCAG GGCTCCGTGGAAGCGCAGTGTGGGCTCGTGCTCAACGGACAAGGGGGCGTCATCCGCAGAG GGGGAACTTGTGTGGTGAATCCGACAGATCTATTCTGCTCAGTACCAGGTCGACTGTCACTACTCAGCTCCACCTCCAAGTACAAAGTCACCATCGCAGAGGTGAAACGAAGACTGTCACCACCGGAATGCCTCAACGCTTCTCTTCTGGGTGGAATACTGCGCAG AGCCAAGTCAAAGAACGGCGGGCGATGTCTCCGGGAGAAATTAGACCGCCTCGGCCTCAACCTGCCGGCGGGTCGGAGGAAAGCTGCCAATGTCACACTGCTCACCTCCCTGGTCGAGG GGGAAGCGCTCCACCTGGCAAGAGACTTTGGCTACACCTGCGAGACAGAATTTCCCAGCAAGGCGGTGGGCGAACATTTAGCCCGACAGCACAACGAGTCGAAAGAAAACAGCGCACGAAAGAAAATGGTTTTGGCCACAAA ACAAATCTGTAAGGAGTTCCAGGACTTGTTGAGTCAAGATCGTTCTCCTTTGGGCTCTTCCAGACCGACACCCATCCTGGATCTGGACATCCAGAGACACCTGACACATTTCAG CCTAATCACACACGGTTTTGGTACGCCGGCTGTTTGCGCCGCTCTCAGCACTTTCCAAACGGTCCTGAGTGAGATGCTCAACTACCTGGACAAAAACTCGAGCGGCAAAACGAGCGCCACGGCCGACCAACTGATTAACAGCGGCTCGGAAAAGTCGCAGCTCCGCAAAGCAGCCGAGCCCCAGAGCAAAGACGGGAAAACTGAAAAGACCGAGTAG